A genomic window from Sulfurospirillum diekertiae includes:
- a CDS encoding HAD family hydrolase, producing the protein MKTILFDLDGTLIDSTDAILESFGVAYETFGRVIPEDEQIKKLIGHPLDLMFTMLGVDSLEADDYVMAYKEHYRLISRKKTTLLPLAIEAIRHASKIATLGIVTTKTARYSEEILEHLGVMHHFKVLIGRESVTHPKPHPEPIQKALIALNADLEQTWMIGDTPMDLICAKEAGIKGIGVLCGYSTKYELEKHTSFVVRDALDAVKMIAEQ; encoded by the coding sequence ATGAAAACGATTTTATTTGATTTAGATGGTACATTGATCGACTCAACAGACGCTATTTTGGAAAGTTTTGGGGTCGCATATGAAACATTTGGACGTGTTATCCCTGAAGATGAACAGATCAAAAAGTTGATCGGGCATCCTTTGGATTTGATGTTTACTATGTTGGGAGTTGACTCTTTGGAGGCTGATGATTATGTTATGGCTTATAAAGAGCATTACAGGCTTATTTCTCGTAAAAAAACAACACTTTTACCCCTTGCTATCGAGGCAATTAGGCATGCTTCTAAAATTGCGACTCTGGGCATTGTGACGACAAAAACGGCACGTTATTCCGAAGAGATTTTGGAGCACTTAGGTGTTATGCATCATTTTAAAGTCTTGATTGGACGAGAAAGCGTGACCCACCCAAAACCACACCCTGAACCTATTCAAAAAGCACTAATAGCACTCAATGCTGATTTGGAACAAACCTGGATGATAGGCGATACTCCAATGGACCTTATTTGTGCTAAAGAGGCGGGCATTAAAGGTATTGGTGTGTTGTGTGGTTACAGCACAAAATACGAACTTGAAAAGCATACTTCTTTCGTTGTTCGTGATGCGCTTGATGCCGTTAAAATGATTGCTGAACAGTGA
- a CDS encoding SLC13 family permease — MGAFLKQYGLFVSLIILCIIIALPTPEGLTIAGHRMLGLLVFSVILWMTECTSYPVSAAIIITLMVLLLGFAPDMAQPEKYIGTSKALTMSLGGFSNTAWALVGAALVISIAMMKTGLDKRIALNILSLVGAKTNRILIGIILTGCILSFFVPSTTARVACMVPIVMGVISAFGIEKRTKFAAVLMIAIAQADSIWNVGVKTAAAQNMIATNFIKQILGHDISWGAWFVAALPFAVLMSIALYFVLLKIMPPEVKEIEGGKAVIKQALEALGKITTQEIKLVIISVFLLLFWVLEQKTFGDFGIKGDLENTLIHRFDTSSITVVAVTLMFLPKIDILTWEDASKKMAWGTLFLFGVGISLGSAIISTKAGVWLAKSIVPFFGLSYSSAFMILAILALFLIIIHLGFASATALAAAMIPIVISMLQEVKTPGLNIIGMTMILQYVISFGFILPVNAPQNMIAYGTDTFTVKEFIKTGIPLTIIAYGLILLLAATYWKWIGLVS, encoded by the coding sequence ATGGGCGCTTTTTTAAAACAGTATGGCTTGTTTGTATCTTTGATAATTTTATGTATTATCATTGCATTGCCAACACCAGAGGGACTAACCATAGCAGGGCATAGAATGCTAGGTCTTTTAGTTTTCTCTGTTATTCTTTGGATGACTGAATGTACTTCTTATCCAGTGAGTGCAGCGATCATCATAACATTGATGGTATTACTTCTTGGTTTTGCACCAGACATGGCACAACCGGAAAAATATATCGGTACATCTAAGGCATTGACAATGTCATTAGGGGGATTTTCCAATACGGCTTGGGCATTGGTTGGAGCGGCTCTTGTTATTTCTATTGCCATGATGAAAACAGGACTTGATAAAAGAATTGCTCTTAATATTCTCTCTTTAGTTGGCGCCAAAACAAATCGCATTTTAATCGGCATCATTTTGACAGGGTGTATTCTTAGCTTTTTTGTACCATCAACTACCGCTAGAGTTGCGTGTATGGTACCGATTGTTATGGGTGTCATTTCAGCTTTTGGTATCGAAAAACGTACTAAATTTGCAGCCGTTTTAATGATAGCGATTGCACAAGCTGATAGCATTTGGAATGTGGGTGTCAAAACGGCCGCTGCACAAAACATGATTGCAACGAACTTCATTAAACAGATTTTAGGACATGACATTAGTTGGGGTGCATGGTTTGTTGCGGCTTTACCTTTTGCCGTTTTGATGTCTATTGCACTTTATTTTGTTCTTCTAAAAATCATGCCACCTGAAGTCAAAGAGATTGAAGGAGGAAAAGCCGTTATTAAACAAGCACTGGAAGCTTTAGGAAAAATTACAACACAAGAAATCAAACTTGTTATCATTTCTGTATTTTTATTGCTCTTTTGGGTGTTGGAGCAGAAAACGTTTGGCGATTTTGGCATAAAAGGTGATTTGGAAAATACGTTAATTCATCGTTTTGACACTTCCTCTATTACTGTTGTCGCTGTTACGTTGATGTTTTTACCTAAAATTGATATCTTAACGTGGGAAGATGCCAGTAAAAAGATGGCTTGGGGAACACTTTTCTTGTTTGGAGTGGGTATCAGTTTAGGAAGTGCTATCATATCAACAAAAGCGGGTGTTTGGCTAGCAAAGTCCATCGTTCCATTTTTTGGACTTTCATACTCTTCTGCATTTATGATACTGGCTATTTTGGCACTTTTTTTGATCATTATTCATTTAGGTTTTGCATCAGCAACCGCTTTGGCAGCGGCCATGATTCCTATTGTCATATCCATGCTACAAGAAGTTAAAACACCGGGACTCAATATCATTGGCATGACCATGATTTTACAATATGTTATTAGTTTTGGTTTTATTTTACCTGTCAATGCTCCACAAAATATGATAGCCTATGGAACCGATACCTTTACGGTAAAAGAGTTTATTAAGACGGGTATTCCACTGACAATTATCGCTTATGGCTTGATCTTGTTGCTCGCTGCAACGTATTGGAAATGGATAGGACTTGTTTCATAG
- a CDS encoding DUF4197 domain-containing protein — MLSKKLILLAPLLLCAANWQDAVNTAVSATSTSKTTASSSSTTSQSSATSGVKEALSLGAQQAVSLLGKEGGFLNNSAVKIPLPASIKPVATAAEKLGGKSYVDDFVKTMNSAASKSVPKTASIFSDTISAMSIEDANAIVKGSNTAATDYFKTKAGTKLLSAIMPIIKESMNESQVMSSYQSLKGFAGGSNPVAGASNNALMGQASSIAKGLGMGDSVPSGDESIEDYIGRKTLDGLFYMIAEKEKALRSNPLASGSSIIQQVFGK; from the coding sequence ATGTTATCCAAAAAACTGATTCTTTTGGCACCGCTTTTGCTGTGTGCTGCGAATTGGCAAGATGCGGTCAATACTGCTGTCAGTGCCACATCCACATCCAAAACAACTGCCTCAAGTAGTTCAACAACCTCGCAAAGCAGTGCCACTTCAGGCGTCAAAGAAGCCCTGAGTCTTGGTGCCCAACAAGCCGTTTCACTTTTGGGAAAAGAAGGAGGGTTTTTAAATAACAGTGCTGTCAAAATTCCACTGCCAGCATCCATAAAACCCGTTGCCACTGCGGCAGAAAAACTAGGTGGGAAAAGCTATGTAGACGACTTTGTTAAAACGATGAACAGTGCTGCATCAAAATCAGTTCCAAAAACAGCTTCTATCTTTAGTGATACGATTTCAGCCATGAGTATTGAAGATGCGAACGCCATCGTAAAAGGTAGTAACACAGCGGCAACCGATTACTTTAAAACTAAAGCTGGGACAAAACTTCTCAGTGCCATTATGCCGATCATCAAAGAGAGTATGAACGAGAGTCAAGTGATGAGCTCTTATCAAAGTCTTAAAGGTTTTGCAGGCGGTAGTAATCCAGTAGCGGGCGCTTCAAATAATGCTTTAATGGGACAAGCTTCATCCATTGCAAAAGGATTGGGCATGGGGGATTCAGTGCCAAGTGGAGATGAGAGTATTGAAGATTATATTGGTCGTAAAACACTGGATGGTCTTTTTTATATGATCGCAGAGAAAGAAAAAGCACTTCGTAGCAATCCACTTGCAAGTGGGAGTTCAATCATCCAACAAGTATTTGGAAAATAA